The DNA segment CGCGCGACGGGCGCCACCAGGTGGAGCAATTGCTGCGGCAGCCGCAGTTCGAACGCGACGCGCTGGCGGCGGCATTGGCCCGCACGCGCGAGGCCGATGCCGCGGTGCGTGCCCGCCTGGAAAGCAGCGTGGTGGATTTCGCCGCCACGCTGTCGCCCGAGCAGAGACAGACGCTGGCCGATGCACTGGTCCAGCGCGGCCCGCTGCGCACCGGCCAGGCGCGGCCTGCGAAGGCGGCGCCATGATGCGGCGATCGACCACGACAGCGATGGCCATTATCGTGGCAATGGCGACAAAGCCAACAGGCACTTCCCAGGGGAGCAACGCATGACAAACACCGCCATGACGGCCGCGGCTGTCGCGGTCAACCGGTTCGGGCTGGGCGCGCGCCCGGACGAGCCGCTGCCAGCCGATCCGCGTGGCTGGCTGCTGGGCCAGTTCGAGCACTACGAGGCCAGGCCCGCGGCCTGGAGCGCGCAGCCGGGCACGGCCGCGCTGGCCGGCGAGTTTGGCGCCCAGCAGCGCGAGGTGCGCCAGGCGCAGGCCGATGCAAAGACCGCGGCGCGCCAGCAATTGCAGCGCGAGACGCGCGAGGCCTATCGCGATGCCGTCGACGCGCGCGTGACCAGTGCGCTGGTGACGCAAGCGCCGTTCGTCGAGCGGCTGGTGCATTTTTGGTCCAACCACTTTGCGGTGTCGGTGGAGAAGCCGGCCGTCGCTGCGCTGGCCGGCGCCTTCGAGGCCGAGGCGATCCGTCCCCACGTGCTCGGACGCTTCGAGGACATGCTGGTCGCGGTGGAGCGCCATCCCGCC comes from the Cupriavidus basilensis genome and includes:
- a CDS encoding periplasmic heavy metal sensor, which gives rise to MNERTPKRLKVALAVSVLVNVFLLGAIGGGGYRWYAVERQAAAQPRGLRFAADGLEAEQRRQFLQGLRAARRAAASDVDAARDGRHQVEQLLRQPQFERDALAAALARTREADAAVRARLESSVVDFAATLSPEQRQTLADALVQRGPLRTGQARPAKAAP